ttccagtcattttaaaatacatgttcaaaaagATGAAAACAATACACAAATGTTGAAATGGTTTAAAATGAAGTCAAGGATCCTATAAATGAAATCAGGGAACAAGAAGTAAAATCTTCAATATATTTGTCCAAATTTTTAGGAACCAAGTTACAGCTACCACTCAAGTCAATTACTGGGGAATTCAAGGTGACCAAGGTTAGACAACATCTGACGTTAAAAAACAGCAGGAATGAGAAAGTACGATCAGCAAAAGTAGAAATAAGAACTGGCAGGAAGTGGTCAACAAAGAAGACGATAGAAGATGCTGAGTCACGATTAAAACACAGTGAGATAGTGGGCAGAGTTGCAGTTGGAAGACAGGGGCTGGATGTTACACCTACAGCAAAATGGAGAACAGCAACAGTGGAAGAAAAAAGACATCTGGTACAGAAAGAGGTACGATCAATGGAAGAAGAAAGTAGAATGGTAAAGGCAGTGAGTATGAAGAAGCAGGGAAGCTGGTTAAACTGGGAGGGAGCAAGACAGCAGAAGTTAGGATGGAATGAGATCTGGAAGATGGAGCCACATAGGTTGCAATTTAAGCTGAAGTCAGTATATGATGTATTGCCAAGCCCAACAAATCTAGCAACATGGGGATTGATAGATGACCCAAAGTGTGTTCTTTGTGGTAAGCCAGCAAACTTGGAGCACATCTTATCATCATGCTTGAGTGCTTTGAAAGACGGGAGGTATACATGGCGACACGACAAGGTATTAGGGACACTAGCAGACACCTTAGAGAGAAACATCAGGAAGCCAAGGAAAAACAAGGAAGGACTtacttttgtcaattttgttaaggAAGGAGAGAAAGGTCAGAAGAAGAAGGTGGAAGGAAGTGGTTTATTGGTAACAGCAACTGATTGGCAAATGTTGGTAGATCTTAAACAGAAGTTACAATTCCCTCCACAGATTGCAGTAACAAACCAGAGACCTGACATCGTCATTTGGTCCGCCTCAACAAAACAGGCAATCCTGCTGGAACTAACTGTACCATGGGAAGAAAGAATAGAAGATGCCTACGAGAGAAAGAGACTGAAGTACCAAGATCTACTTGCAGAATGTAGAGACAATGGATGGCGGGTTTGGTTATTTCCAGTGGAAGTGGGAAGCAGAGGGTTTGTTGGACAGTCTATGTGGCGAGCATTGAGAGCACTTGGTATTGTTGGAGGGGAAAGAAGTAAACTGATAGGGAACTTGTGTAAAGAGGCAGAGACAGCATCGATGTGGTTATGGAGGAAAAGGTCAGAACAGTGGAAGCAGTAAAGTGTAGTGGCAGGGATGGATAGCCAAGACGTGGTTTCGGGCTGGGACTTGATCACCCCAGTCGGCGCACCTCTGGAGGTTGTAGTGGACAGCGCCGAAACAGCCGAGGAAGGAGGATTCACCTGAAGACGGAACCACGCATCTTTCCAACAGGATGTATTAAGGTAATTTAACCTGGGCAACCAGTGACAGCCAGGAAAGTCTGGATGACAACTGAGAACAGAACAGTGACAACCTGGAGAGACAGGAGACTTTCAGGAGAGACTGGGATCAAGGGGTGCAGAGGCTTGGCAGGCCGAAGCACATCTTCTGTGAGGAAGAACCCACTTACATCTAGCTATGGAACAATATATAATAAGACACCCCCAAGGTTGTGCGAGAGCGGGGGAGGATGAGCAACCTACAGGATTGGTAACACCGGAAACAACACAGGAACGAACAACGACTACGAATTTGAACAACGGAAATGTATGCATCTGTGGGAAAGTTTGCAAGAACCAACGAGGTCTGAAGATACATATGGGAAAGATGAAATGCAAGCCAAATCAGAGCATATCACAACGCACAGGGCAACCTGGTGAGACGGAGGAGGAGGTGGTTCAGGATACAAACCACAGCGACCACAGCCTCCATGTGTTGTACAATGAGGAGGACAGCATGGTAGAGGGGAATCAACAGGAAAAGGAGGGCTTAGACAACAACAGACAGCCACAAGAGCCAAAAAGAACACCAGACACAAGTGAGAACATAAGAAGAAAGAAAGTAAAATGGCCcaacaataaaagtaaaagtgAATGGCAACAGTTTGATGAGGATGTGGATGCAATTTTGAACACAACATTGGCAGGTAACATAGACAGGAAGATAGAATTAATGACATCATTTATTTACAACATAGGTATGGACAGATTTGGTGCAGATGAGAAAGAGGTGGTGAGGCGAGAGGGTCAAAAGAACAGAAGAGAATCCAAAATAGCAAAGATGAGGAAAGACCTAAGGCAACTTAAGAAAAGATATAATCAGGCATCAGAGGATGAAAAACCAGCATTATCTGAGCTGAGGGACACCATCAGGAAGAAACTCAAGATAACAAGGAGAGCAGAGAGAACTAGGAAAAGGAGGAAAAAGAGAGAGAAAGCAAGAGCTCAATTTACATCAGATCCTTTCCAATTTACATCAAGATTGTTGGGGAAGAAAGGATCAGGACAACTAAAAGCTAGTAAAGAGGAAGTAGAAGAATATTTAAGAGAAATGCACAGTGATCCAAAAAGGGAAGATGAACTCCCAGATATAGAACAACTTATACGCCCGGAGGATCCAGAGCAGGTTTTTGATGAATCACCACCAAAGTTGAAAGAGGTAGTAGATGTTATCAAGAAAGGAAGGGCAGCATCAGCACCAGGTCCAAATGGAGTACCATATAAGGTATACAAGAACTGTCAGAGAATTACAAGACGTCTATGGAAGTTAATAAGAGTCATCTGGAGAAGAGGTCGACTAGCAGAGAGTTGGCACAATGCAGAAGGGTGCTTTATACCAAAGGAAGAGAAGTCAGAGACATTAAAACAGTTTAGAACCATCTCACTGTTAAATGTAGAAGgaaagatatttcttgctattctTGCTAAAAGGATGACAAACTACATGCTGAGCAACGAGTACATTGACATTGCAGTACAGAAAGGTGGGGTACCAGGTGTATCAGGCTGCATTGAACATACAAGCGTATTATCACAGATAATCCGAGAAGCGAAAGATTCAAAGGGAGAGCTCGCAGTTGTCTGGCTGGATTTAGCGAATGCATATGGGACAGTACCACACAAGTTAGTTGAGTTGATGCTGGAGAGATACCATGTACCTGACGGTGTAAGAGAGCTGATAAGAGAGTACTTCAACCATCTGCAGCTGAGATTTACCGTTGGGGATTTTACAACATCATGGCAACGTTTAGAAGTGGGAATAGTGACAGGATGCACGATATCTGTCATCCTTTTCTCCGCAGCAATGAATATGATTGTCAAGTCAGTAGAGAAGAAGAGCAGAGGTCCATGGATGAAGTCAGGAGTACGGCAACCACCAGGGAGAGCATTCATGGATGATATGACAATAAGCACAAAGACAATTATCGAAGCCAGGTGGACACTACAAGAGCTTGATAAGATGATCACCTGGGCAAGAATGAAAGTGAAGCCTAGCAAATCCAGAAGTTTGGTAGTGAAGAATGGTAAAGTCAAAGAGGAAAGGTTTAAAATAGGAGACGAAATAATACCAACAGTCTCAGAGAAGCCAGTTAAGTGTCTCGGAAAATGGTTCAACAACACCTTGTCAGATAAGTTGAATGTGGAAGATACATATAAGCAGTTGGACGACTGGTTAAAGGCAGTAGATAAGAGTGGACTACCAGGAAAGTACAAGGCATGGATTTACCAGCATGGGATATTGCCTTGGCTGCTGTGGCCACTTCTTGTGTATGATGTACCAATGACAACGGTAGAGGGAATGGAAAGAATATCAAACAGTTACTTACGTAGATGGCTTGGAGTACCACGCAGTTTCAGCAGTGTGGGCCTATACAGTTTAGGAACCAAGTTACAGCTACCACTCAAGTCAATCACTGAGGAATTCAAGGTGACCAAGGTTAGACAACATCTGACGTTAAAAAACAGCAGGGATGAGAAAGTACGATCAGCAAAAGTAGAAATAAGAACTGGCAGGAAGTGGTCAACAAAGAAGACGATAGAAGATGCTGAGTCACGATTAAAACACAGTGAGATAGTGGGCAGAGTTGCAGTTGGAAGACAGGGGCTGGATGTTACACCTACAGCAAAATGGAGAACAGCAACAGTGGAAGAAAAAAGACATCTGGTACAGAAAGAGGTACGATCAATGGAAGAAGAAAGTAGAATGGTAAAGGCAGTGAGTATGAAGAAGCAGGGAAGCTGGTTAAACTGGGAGGGAGCAAGACAGCAGAAGTTAGGATGGAATGAGATCTGGAAGATGGAGCCACATAGGTTGCAATTTAAGCTGAAGTCAGTATATGATGTATTGCCAAGCCCAACAAATCTAGCAACATGGGGATTGATAGATGACCCAAAGTGTGTTCTTTGTGGTAAGCCAGCAAACTTGGAGCACATCTTATCATCATGCTTGAGTGCTTTGAAAGACGGGAGGTATACATGGCGACACGACAAGGTATTAGGGACACTAGCAGACACCTTAGAGAGAAACATCAGGAAGCCAAGGAAAAACAAGGAAGGACTtacttttgtcaattttgttaaggAAGGAGAGAAAGGTCAGAAGAAGAAGGTGGAAGGAAGTGGTTTATTGGTAACAGCAACTGATTGGCAAATGTTGGTAGATCTTAAACAGAAGTTACAATTCCCTCCACAGATTGCAGTAACAAACCAGAGACCTGACATCGTCATTTGGTCCGCCTCAACAAAACAGGCAATCCTGCTGGAACTAACTGTACCATGGGAAGAAAGAATAGAAGATGCCTACGAGAGAAAGAGACTGAAGTACCAAGATCTACTTGCAGAATGTAGAGACAATGGATGGCGGGTTTGGTTATTTCCAGTGGAAGTGGGAAGCAGAGGGTTTGTTGGACAGTCTATGTGGCGAGCATTGAGAGCACTTGGTATTGTTGGAGGGGAAAGAAGTAAACTGATAGGGAACTTGTGTAAAGAGGCAGAGACAGCATCGATGTGGTTATGGAGGAAAAGGTCAGAACAGTGGAAGCAGTAAAGTGTAGTGGCAGGGATGGATAGCCAAGACGTGGTTTCGGGCTGGGACTTGATCACCCCAGTCGGCGCACCTCTGGAGGTTGTAGTGGACAGCGCCGAAACAGCCGAGGAAGGAGGATTCACCTGAAGACGGAACCACGCATCTTTCCAACAGGATGTATTAAGGTAAAAGTCAGTGCTATGTTGTCATACGCGTGCTCTTGAAAATAACTAAACATGAATTGGTAAATTAATTTCGATTTTCGGAAAACTAAAGAGCACAGCGATCTTTGACTCAAGTCTTTATATGGCAtatgtggattttttttggggatagaaatagaaaaaacacTGTAGTGGTACATCAGATTAAGACTACATAATACTACATGTGCAACCTATGCAAGACGTTTCGGACTCACTGCCGCAGTttcaaaacagttttaattaaatatgtatatgcATATCTATTTAGAACAATATACAAAAAGTGTCCGGGCTGAATCGACTATTACCGAAACGTCTCGAAAGTTACAGTCAATTTCGGCCATAGTTTTGTAACGTCGTTTCGGCTATACTATTATTTCGGTTATACTATGTAAAGTCGTTTCGGCCATACGGTCAGTTCGGCCATACTCTGTAAAGTCGTTTCGGCCATACTGTCGCGGTCATAACTTTATAAAGTCGTTTCGACATACTGTCAGTTAGGCCGTACAGTTGGAAAGTCGTTTCGGCCATACTGTTAGTTCGCCGggtcatactttgtaaagtcgTTTCGGCCATACTGTTATAGTTcggtcatactttgtaaagtcgCTTCGGCCCGATACTGGAAGTTCGGCTATACTTTGTTAATTTGTTTCGGTCATACTGTCAGCTcggtcatactttgtaaagttGTTTCGGTCATGCTGTCAGTTCGGCGATACGTTGTAAAGTCGTTTCGGGCATACTGTTaatagggacgacatcaaaagttcaatgtagaataaaaaaCCTGCGTTTCGGCCATACtgttagggacgacatcaaaagatcaatgtagaataaaaaacttaattcatatagttttttcactgaccccctccccccccccccctttccaccctcttaacttaatttgggaaaaattgattgaccaataaggATATATAAAATCGAtgtcaattaaacaaaacatgcaGCAATTTTGACCCCACCCCCAAagaatttgaattaagtttatttatccttattgatttttttatgtcgtCCCTTAGTTCGGTCATATTTTGTAAAGTAGTTTCGGCCATACTTTGTTAAGTCGTTTCGGCCAGGCTGTCAGTTTAATTGGCCATactttttgatacaaatttgatGAATCCGGAGACGTTTTTCTAATATTGATTATcgattttaacataaatatgatgcccataaaattctaaaaattgattaaaatatacataattttatttattctatcGTTTAATTGTATAATATCACAGTTTTTCTTAGTTGTTGTTGGTGTTTGGGGTATTCGGCGGTGTTCGGTGGTGTGCGATGGTGTTCGGTGGTGAAAAGACCCACCCCTTTGTAAATGCTTGAATTGGCAGCTCGTGTATTATATGAGGGTGGTAATGGGGGTACCTTCATGATGAATCACGGTAAAATTTCTTGCCAAATGACGTTATTTAAACGGTACTTTTTGGGGGCATCACGATAAAATATGTACTTCCCTTtagacaataaaacaattagATGATTTTGACGAATCACGGTAATTTGTTTCCAAAAATAACGGTAACGATGATTATTTGAGATCTCTGACGAATCACGGAAAGGATATTTTGAAGAATCACGgttaaattttaatcaatttgacGCTAACGGTAGCCGAAATCTACCGTTTGACGCCTGACGATAAATTAATAGCGTGCGCCTACGAtttatacagaatgaacataatatcatttttttgatttttttgcgaagttccTTTGATTTGAGAACAAATTCGTGTCGatataatctatttttttcaagaatacCTTAACATATAATTGAAATTATGGCTGATCACTGCATTTCAGCCTCAGAAAGTAATCTTCAAAATGATTTGCTGTACCTAAAGAGGAAGAAGACTAGTACACTAGTATGTGTACATATTTCAGATACAACTTTATCTGTGTCAACCTAAAAACAATTTTCTAACGCACCGAATCTGATATCAGTAATGAAGAAACAAGAGAATTTCCGAGATCATCAGTTCCGAACAGAATTGCATAACGTAAACATTGCAGATGATAACTGATGAATGAACCATGAGTTCTGTTTGGTTTTCATTAGGGAGAGAATCTCAAGAGATTTTGAATCAATATTCAAATGGGAGTTGTGAAGCAGACGAATGCTTTTGCATGATCATGTCAATTGAAGGCTACGACAAAACACGAAACCATTTCATAAACTTTATTGAGAACCTGAAAATTACAAAGCCGATTTTACATAACGGTCTGGTTACCGTCTTCAAGAATTACTTCTCTGAAACAGAAGCTTTACATTCGAAGTCTAATGAAGCAGTTGGTTGCAGTGTTGAAAATGGGTTCCTTACAAGCGACTTTGGCTTTGAACTTGACATGGAGCTAGCTAAATCATTGTCTCTGTCAGACTCTAATCCTAAAAAGACCAATACACCACCACTCTATGATTCCAGCAATGAACCTTCTGGTTCAGCTTTGCATAACAtgactaaaaaaacaaaaaacaataaatcaatacCAGATTCCTTTAATGGAAGCATTGAGAAAAATGATGAACACACAAAAACTAGCATCCCTGGACTTCAGGTTGCAAAtcataaacataaaaagaaaaagaagaaaggaaATGCACTACCAAGACAAATAAGTAATCCTCCTGTTATTTATTGGTTAAGAAGAGACTTGCGGATGTATGATAATCCCGCTTTAGTAGCTGCTGCCTCATCCAATGCTCCAGTGCTATTAGTTTTCATATGGTCTGACCATGAAGAAGATCCTTTAGATGTTGTCGCTACAGGTGGGGCTACTAAACTATGGCTTCATTACGCCCTCAAGTTTCTTAACCAGTCCTTTGTTGAGAAGTTTGGCAATGGGATTTTGTATTATAATACAAAGACTGAAGACAGTCACAATATTATGAAGCAAATCATTCAACAAACTGGTGCAAATACTTTGTTTATTAATGATGTTTATGAACCCTTTTTGAATGAAAGAGATGATGCTTTATGTAACAAATTAACCAAGTCAGGAGTACAATGCAATAGGTTTCATTCTTATTTGCTGCATGAACCATCATCTATAAACACAGAATCTCTAGGGATGAGGGGCATAGGGTCAGTTACTCATTTCATGGAATGCTCTCGTCAATCTGCAGTTGAACCAATAGGTCATCCAATAGAAACTCCAGGAATCTTACCGAAATGTTTGTCTTTACCAAACTCTCAAAACCTTGATGAACTTGAATTAGCAAATATGCCAAGAAGAAAAAATGGTAGTGTGGTAAGATATATTCTAATTTACTCCGATAATTCAGTTGTCACAACAATCTGAGAATACTATAactatgtgttatagtagtctcagcaacaatatacatgtacttgcaTGTCACATTCtagaagaaaattcaaaatt
This is a stretch of genomic DNA from Mytilus trossulus isolate FHL-02 chromosome 6, PNRI_Mtr1.1.1.hap1, whole genome shotgun sequence. It encodes these proteins:
- the LOC134722494 gene encoding uncharacterized protein LOC134722494, whose product is MEQYIIRHPQGCARAGEDEQPTGLVTPETTQERTTTTNLNNGNVCICGKVCKNQRGLKIHMGKMKCKPNQSISQRTGQPGETEEEVVQDTNHSDHSLHVLYNEEDSMVEGNQQEKEGLDNNRQPQEPKRTPDTSENIRRKKVKWPNNKSKSEWQQFDEDVDAILNTTLAGNIDRKIELMTSFIYNIGMDRFGADEKEVVRREGQKNRRESKIAKMRKDLRQLKKRYNQASEDEKPALSELRDTIRKKLKITRRAERTRKRRKKREKARAQFTSDPFQFTSRLLGKKGSGQLKASKEEVEEYLREMHSDPKREDELPDIEQLIRPEDPEQVFDESPPKLKEVVDVIKKGRAASAPGPNGVPYKVYKNCQRITRRLWKLIRVIWRRGRLAESWHNAEGCFIPKEEKSETLKQFRTISLLNVEGKIFLAILAKRMTNYMLSNEYIDIAVQKGGVPGVSGCIEHTSVLSQIIREAKDSKGELAVVWLDLANAYGTVPHKLVELMLERYHVPDGVRELIREYFNHLQLRFTVGDFTTSWQRLEVGIVTGCTISVILFSAAMNMIVKSVEKKSRGPWMKSGVRQPPGRAFMDDMTISTKTIIEARWTLQELDKMITWARMKVKPSKSRSLVVKNGKVKEERFKIGDEIIPTVSEKPVKCLGKWFNNTLSDKLNVEDTYKQLDDWLKAVDKSGLPGKYKAWIYQHGILPWLLWPLLVYDVPMTTVEGMERISNSYLRRWLGVPRSFSSVGLYSLGTKLQLPLKSITEEFKVTKVRQHLTLKNSRDEKVRSAKVEIRTGRKWSTKKTIEDAESRLKHSEIVGRVAVGRQGLDVTPTAKWRTATVEEKRHLVQKEVRSMEEESRMVKAVSMKKQGSWLNWEGARQQKLGWNEIWKMEPHRLQFKLKSVYDVLPSPTNLATWGLIDDPKCVLCGKPANLEHILSSCLSALKDGRYTWRHDKVLGTLADTLERNIRKPRKNKEGLTFVNFVKEGEKGQKKKVEGSGLLVTATDWQMLVDLKQKLQFPPQIAVTNQRPDIVIWSASTKQAILLELTVPWEERIEDAYERKRLKYQDLLAECRDNGWRVWLFPVEVGSRGFVGQSMWRALRALGIVGGERSKLIGNLCKEAETASMWLWRKRSEQWKQ
- the LOC134721126 gene encoding deoxyribodipyrimidine photo-lyase-like, yielding MSSVWFSLGRESQEILNQYSNGSCEADECFCMIMSIEGYDKTRNHFINFIENLKITKPILHNGLVTVFKNYFSETEALHSKSNEAVGCSVENGFLTSDFGFELDMELAKSLSLSDSNPKKTNTPPLYDSSNEPSGSALHNMTKKTKNNKSIPDSFNGSIEKNDEHTKTSIPGLQVANHKHKKKKKKGNALPRQISNPPVIYWLRRDLRMYDNPALVAAASSNAPVLLVFIWSDHEEDPLDVVATGGATKLWLHYALKFLNQSFVEKFGNGILYYNTKTEDSHNIMKQIIQQTGANTLFINDVYEPFLNERDDALCNKLTKSGVQCNRFHSYLLHEPSSINTESLGMRGIGSVTHFMECSRQSAVEPIGHPIETPGILPKCLSLPNSQNLDELELANMPRRKNGSVIDWAAPIVKSWNFSEDGAWDALGSFLTEGIKKYEKESCRADHVNTCRISPYLHFGQISPRAILTEAKHMKSPKFLRKLAWRDLSYWLLSLWPDLPSQPTRPQYRHQRWSKNKAHLKAWQRGNTGFPLVDAAMRQLWLTGWMNNYMRHVVASFLISYLHLHWIEGYRWFQDTLLDADVAINAMMWQNGGMSGLDQWNFVMHPIDAAMTCDPDGTYVRQWCPELASVPKEFIHQPWKCPPSIMKRCKVELGNQYPNRIIIDLEVAREQSLQDVVEVRKKFPDFVDRRSGNDLVPVDNGRLLIPVITRMEFKYKTTNPESKDNPHTAVLRGYRSRKRDEAIAFANERDFLASTMNECVQRQERHQKALKQGNF
- the LOC134722493 gene encoding uncharacterized protein LOC134722493 — translated: MKGQGTKLQLPLKSITGEFKVTKVRQHLTLKNSRNEKVRSAKVEIRTGRKWSTKKTIEDAESRLKHSEIVGRVAVGRQGLDVTPTAKWRTATVEEKRHLVQKEVRSMEEESRMVKAVSMKKQGSWLNWEGARQQKLGWNEIWKMEPHRLQFKLKSVYDVLPSPTNLATWGLIDDPKCVLCGKPANLEHILSSCLSALKDGRYTWRHDKVLGTLADTLERNIRKPRKNKEGLTFVNFVKEGEKGQKKKVEGSGLLVTATDWQMLVDLKQKLQFPPQIAVTNQRPDIVIWSASTKQAILLELTVPWEERIEDAYERKRLKYQDLLAECRDNGWRVWLFPVEVGSRGFVGQSMWRALRALGIVGGERSKLIGNLCKEAETASMWLWRKRSEQWKQ